In Fluviicola sp., the sequence ATGGTGCTTGGAAAGCGCGATTGGTTCAGGGATGCAGCTACTTCGGCCGACATTCGCAACGACAAATTATACCTGTTGACCTATAACCGGATCATCACGCACAGTTTTGAGAACGGAAGAGCGAAATACGAATCCCATCAAACACTTTTGCCGATAACCCAGAAAGAAGCCATCGCCGTGCATTCGAACGGGAAAATTTACGTGGCAGACGAACGGCAGAAGATCATTGGCGGCGGAAATATGTACATCATTAAACCAGTACAAAAGAAGAAATGAATCTCAGCAAGTTTGACGGAGTGATTTATGACATGGACGGAGTGCTTACCGACTCGGAACCTTTGTGGAAAATTGCCATGGAAGACGTATTCAGAAGTGTGGGTTGCCCGCTTACCAAAGAAGATTTTCAGCAAACGGTGGGATTGCGCATCGATGAAGTGATTGCTTATTGGTACCAGGTTTCCCCGTGGCCGGATGCAACTCCGAAAGATGTGGAAAATGCCATTGTGCGGCGCATGGTGGAATTACTGACCGAACGCGCCACTCCACTTCCCGGTGTGATAGAATCCCTGGAGTTTTTTGCTTCGAAGGGACTGAAAATCGGTTTGGCGACTTCTTCTTACCAGGTTTTGATCGACTGTATCCTGGATACTTTGCAGATCCGCCATTTTTTCCAGGCCATCCATTCCGCAGAATTCGAATTGTACGGAAAACCTCATCCTGCCGTTTACTTAACGACCGCAAAAAGCCTGGGTCTGGACCCCAGACGCTGCTTGGTGATCGAAGATTCCCTGAACGGGATTATTTCCGGGAAAGCAGCCCGGATGACCGTATTTTGTGTACCTGAAAAAACGCATCATCCAGAACCGAAACTGATGTTGGCCGATGCACAATTTGAGGATCTGAGTGAGTTGGTCCGTTCTTTTAATTCAGTAACAGTATGATCGTAGCGATAGATGATAAATTGATTTCCACGGAAGTATTCGACCGCAAATTTGTGTGCGACCTGAACGCCTGCAAAGGCGCGTGCTGCGTGGAAGGTGACGGTGGAGCTCCGCTTACTTTCGAGGAAGTAGACATTATGGAAGAAATCCTGGACGATGTGATGCCCTTCATGCGCCCGGAAGGAATTGAAGCCGTACAAAAATCGGGGGTGTTTTACATGGACCCGTGGAACGAACCTGCATCGACCTTAGTGAACGGCAAGGAATGCGCCTTTGTGTATTTTGACGACCAGGGAATTACCAAATGTGCGATTGAACAGGCGTATTTATCCGGGAAAACGACCTGGAAAAAACCGGTTTCCTGCCATTTGTACCCGATCCGCGTCAAAAAACTGAGCGAGGGCCTTGCCTTGAACTACGAAGAATGGAATATCTGCAAACCGGCTTGTGCGTGCGGCGAAAAACTGGATGTTCCGGTATACAAATTCCTGCGCGAACCACTCATCCGCGCATTCGGCGAAGAATTCTACGCAGACCTGGAAGGTATCGACAAAACGTTGAAAGAAGAAGGGTTGGGAGAGTAAAACCCATTTAAATGAACCGCAAAGAAACATAAGGACTCAAAGATTTTGAGTTTATCCTTTGCCCGCTCATTCTCTTTGCGGTAAGAAAAATCACACTTCCCAGCTTTCCCCCAGGATCCACTTGCGGATCATTTCCCGGTTCAGGATGTGCCCCACCACGCGGTAGGCCGATTTGGCAAAAGGATTGTCACCGTCCAGTTCTTCGGTTTGAACACCGGTTTGCGGATCGTAATAGCTGGCGTGTGTGAAAGTCACTTTTTTACCTGATTTGTATACAAAACCCACGTGGTTATCGAGTCCTGCTACGAACAGTCCATCCGGTTGATCCAGGAAATAGCCTTTCATAAATTCGGGCGATTTGTTGCTGAAGCGTTTCACTTCAGTGGTCATCCGGGTGATGTAATATTCGGAAGCCTGCTGCGCCCATTTGACGCGCGGAATTTTAAACCCGGCATCCAAAAGCACGGTGGTGATGAAATAACCGCAAGCTATTTTTCCTTTTCGCGGGGTGCGCGTTGTTCCGTTAAAATCCCACTCGGTCCCGTACCACTGCTCGAAGAAATCGTGTGTGATCTTTTCCAGGAGGTAAGAAGTTGCTTTGTGTTCGATCCTGCTACGGGATTCTTCATCCGCATTCATGTATTCTTTCTGAAAAGCAGTACGCTGGTTTTCCACGGAGGCAATCAGATCTTCGTAGGGAGGTAGTTTCAGAGTTCCTTTCAACCGGGATTTGTCCTGGAAACAACCCAGTAATAGAAAACACAAGGTATAAAGCGGTAAGAATTTTAGTTGCATGGTATTCGTTTAACTTTCAGATCTTCCAAATGTTACAAAAAAAATGCGTTCTGCCACAGGCCATGAAAATATCTCTTCTCAATTCTCACTACTTTTTCCAATGCAAAATCAGCTATCCGAAAACTATTTGCTGCTATAGTCTTTTATTAATTACAATAAGCGCAGAACTTCGAGTCTTTGTTGTGCTCGAAAGGAACGCTTTGGTCCAGCATGTCGGAAATGGTCTGTTTGAGGATTTGCTCCAGGAACTCGGGGATGTCTTCTTTGCGGATGTCGTCGGGGAGTTTCAGGAAATGCGGGCTTTCCTTGATGGACCGGAAGGAGAAAATTCCTGCCTGGTCGGTCAGAATGCCGGTTTCTTTGTAGTAGAGGTAGCAATAGATCAACAGCTGCAGCACGTGTTTTTGCTGGGAATTTCCCTTGCGGCGATTAGTCAGAATGGCTTCTTCGTAACTTTCCTGGTTGGCCGTTTTCTTTAGCTCCACTTTGTCCTGGCTCACACTTCCGGATTTGTAGTCAATGATCCGGTGAACACCGTCAAACTGGTCGATGCGGTCGCAAATACCCGAAAGGCGTACTTCGATCGGTTTTGAAGAACCGGAATCCGGAACAATCGGGATCAATGTTTCCAGTCTTCTTTCCAGTCCCAGGATAAACAAGGCTTTCTGTGGATTTTCCTTCAAAATGGTCCGGTCACGGCGAAGCACGTTCTGAACCATTTCTTTCGCCACTTCAAAGTTGATGTGGTTGGTTCCCGTTTGCCAGGAATTGCGGTCTTCCGAGAAGTGCAACTCGAAACTTTTGCTCACCAAAAGCGGAACGTCTTTCTCCATCCGCTGCAGGTCGTCTTCCGTAACCGCTTTGCCTGAAATCTTTCTCCCCGATTCATCGAACCGGTCAATAAACGGTGCAAAAAGTGTTTCGAGCACGTAGTGGATAATCGTTCCGAGCGTGCTGCTTTCAATGTCTTCTTCAACCTTGTTCTCTTCCCCGAAACGCAATACGTAGCGGTAATAGAAATCCAGCGGACAGCTCATGAACTTATCCAGCATGGAGAAGCTGATCCCACCGTTCAGTACTTCGTAAATGCGATTAATGACCTCGTCTGTTTTCTCAATGACCGTAGTCCCGACTTTTTCCTTGTTCCCGGCTGTGTAAAACGACTTTTGGATGTGCACATGCGGGTTGACCTGTGCGAGTTCCAATTCGATTTGCTGAATGTAACGGCTCGGTTCACTCGATCCCACAGATTCCGAAGCGCTCGAATAGGTAATGAGCATTTCTTCGGCGTGATGGAGCAAGCGGTAAAAGTGATGAGCAAACAATCCCTGTTTTTCACGCGGTGTCGGCAACCCGAAATACTTGCGCAAATCCATCGGGATGATGGTGTTGATGGCGTTTTGAGGCGGCATGGAACCTTCGTTCAAACCAAACACAAAGATGCGCTTGAAATCCAGTCCGCGGGTTTCCAAAAGTCCCATGATCTGCAAGCCTTCCAGCGGATTCCCGAAATAAGCGATGGTTTCGTTGCTCCAGTTTCCATTGAACAGGTTCCGGAACGACGAAATGCTCATCAGCGGAGATTGGGTGCTCATGATGTTTTGCAAAACGATCGTTGCATGCGCAAACCTGCGAACAATGGCACGTTCCAGTTCGTTCTTTTCCTCGAGCCACAGGTCCAGCTTTTCGTTGAGTTGCTGAATGACCTGGATTCCTTTCAGCCAATCGTTTTTCCAGGGTTCAAAGATCAGTTTGTTCAACTCGGACAGGCGTTCGCTCAGGTCCAGTTTTTTCCGGTCGAGGAAGTGCCAGTTGTGGTTGATGATCCGCGATTCGATGTCCTGGATTTCTTTCTTTTCTTCAGCGGAAAGTACCCCCAAAATAAACGGATGGTGCGCAAATTGAATGAAATCCCGGTAGTAAATACTGGAATTTCCTCTTCTTAAAAACGATTCCTGCAGCCTGAAAATCAGGTCGACCCAGGAACGCAGGGAAGTTTGTCTCAGGGGCAAACCAACGGTAATATTCGCCTGTCCGATCTCGGCCGGAAGGTGTTTCAAAATGGAACTCAGCAAGCTTTCATCGGCCAAAAGCACGAGTGTTTCGTTTAACTGAGCGGAATTCAGCTTTTTCAATTCGCTCCCCACCACCTGCGCCTGCGAAGTAAACTGCGGACATTCCACCACGCGGATATGCATTTCCTTCGTACTGAGGTGATTTTCGATAAACGGCAGCGTTTTCAATTCGAGCCTTTTACACAAATCGCGCTGGAACTGCCCGGCTTCGTGAATATTGTCGTTGAAATAGAACGCATCGGAATCCATAAGGATCGAAGCCCTGCCCATGATCGAAAGTTGCCTCATAATCGAAATTTCCGACTCCGAAAGCGCGTTGAATCCTGCGAATACGAACTGGGTATCTTTATCGGCCGCAAAAGCCAAATCGATGTTGTTTGCCAGGTAGCGGTACGCTTTTCCCTTGGTCGTCAGCGATTTTTCATTCAACCGTTCTTCGAGTGCAAAATAATAAGGTTTCAGCTTGTCCCAAAAAGCCATGAACTGGATCTGACCTTTGGACAATTCTTCCGAATTAAACGACCAATTCTCGATTTCCCGGATATCCCGAAGGTTTTTAAACAATTGGTCGGCGGGCACCAGGTAACGGTCTATTTCATCGAAATCGCTCAGCAATATTTGCCCCCAGGCCATAAACGAGTCAAAAGAATCCACGTTGATTTCCACCGGGTCCTTTTTGAAAATATCGTACAATTCAAACAGCAAGCTGGTTTTATCAAGCACCGGAATCGGGTTGATATCCTGGATCCAGCGGTCAATTGTCACGATCTTGGGCGACAGGATGGGCTTTTGGTAAAATTCGTAGAACGCACGTTGTAAATACGCGATCATACGTTCGGATGGAACGACAATGCATGCATTCTGAAAATTCAGTGCATGTTCATCCATGTAACTCACAATCCTGTTTACAAATGTTTCCATATCATTCCACCGATCAGGCGGTTAAGGTCTAGTTCCTGTAAAAGGTAAATTCGAAATCATCCAGCAACACCACATTTTTATTGGTATTGTGGATGTAGAAACTCAATTTTTCATCCGCTGCGGATCGTTTCGGGAGGAACAGGATAAATTCCTTTTCCGTCCATTCATTGACCGGTAAAACCGGGTTCAGTTCCACTGTCTGATAATAGTTCAGATCGTTACCCCGGGAATACGCCACGATGATCGCAATCTGGTTGTCGTTCTTACGCAGGAATTTTCCTTTTATTTTCAATACTCTTCCCTGCGTATCCGGGCCTACATCTTTGGTGAAATCCTGTGCAAAACCATAGGCTTCGTTTTCACCTACCACCCCCACCTGGTTTTTAGCATCTGCGGGATCTTTTTCGTACAGAATTCCCGGCTGCGCCTTATTTATCGTTTCAAAATCAGTACGGATCGTTTTGTACGCTCCTTTCACCCCCATAAAATCCATCATGGATTGCGGGATCGTGTCCGTTTTCCGTTTACACAAAATCAGGTTTTCATTCGTAGCGATCGATTCTACTTTTTCTAGAATCTCCGGGTAAATCGCGTAAACCTCATCCATGAAATACGGCTTCTGGAACACCACATAATCCCATTTCCAGCTCAGTGCCCGGTTAATATCATCCGGTTCGTGGCCTACAACAGCCAATCCAACCCTGTTCATAAAGATAAACGGAATATTCGGCCCGTAAGTATGGATCACCAAAATTGTATCTTCCCTGGCAACTCCTGATTTGGTCAGGAATTCATCTGATCCTTCAAAGTTCATAACGGATCCCGTGAAATGGTCACTCGCCACAAAAACACGTCGCTGATCCTGGAAATCGGAAGTTTCCCGGAAAGAAATCATCCCGAAATAGATCACGAATAAAGCCATGACTGTTTCCCCGAAATACCATTGCGGCTTGGGAAGAACTGCCAAACAAAGCGCTACGAAGAAAACGACCGGCAGGTAAAACGTGTCCAGGAAATAGTAATCGTGCGCGAAGAATTGCTTGGCCATTGCAAACCAGAATAAGACCACGCCCGTAAACCAAAACAAGCAGATGATCCACCACGCGTTGAATACCCTGTAAGTATTCCGTTCTTTGATGAGCAAAGCAATCAATACAAGAACGATCAGCAGGAACAGCAGGAAATAGTGTTTCATGGAAAGGTAAGCCAGCACCATCACTTCCCAGATATGTTCCAGGATGGTTTTCATTTCCGCCCAATTATCGGCCGGCAACAGCTGGCTCAGGAAATCCGACCCGTATGTTGCCCGCAACGTGCTGTTGTAGTATTGAGCGGCCAAAATAACCAATGCAGAAAGGCCTACTCCGAGCACATTCGGCCAGAATTTTGCTTTCTTTTGGAAAATGCGGATGAGTTCGAAGCCCAAAACCGCCAGGTAAGGAATCACAAAGGTGAAACGGGCAAGCGCAGCAAAAGTGAAAAAGAACAGGGCCCATCTGAACCACTTCTTTCTTCCGCCTTCAAAATACAAT encodes:
- the hxpB gene encoding hexitol phosphatase HxpB: MNLSKFDGVIYDMDGVLTDSEPLWKIAMEDVFRSVGCPLTKEDFQQTVGLRIDEVIAYWYQVSPWPDATPKDVENAIVRRMVELLTERATPLPGVIESLEFFASKGLKIGLATSSYQVLIDCILDTLQIRHFFQAIHSAEFELYGKPHPAVYLTTAKSLGLDPRRCLVIEDSLNGIISGKAARMTVFCVPEKTHHPEPKLMLADAQFEDLSELVRSFNSVTV
- a CDS encoding DUF3109 family protein; translated protein: MVAIDDKLISTEVFDRKFVCDLNACKGACCVEGDGGAPLTFEEVDIMEEILDDVMPFMRPEGIEAVQKSGVFYMDPWNEPASTLVNGKECAFVYFDDQGITKCAIEQAYLSGKTTWKKPVSCHLYPIRVKKLSEGLALNYEEWNICKPACACGEKLDVPVYKFLREPLIRAFGEEFYADLEGIDKTLKEEGLGE
- a CDS encoding PD-(D/E)XK nuclease family protein, with translation METFVNRIVSYMDEHALNFQNACIVVPSERMIAYLQRAFYEFYQKPILSPKIVTIDRWIQDINPIPVLDKTSLLFELYDIFKKDPVEINVDSFDSFMAWGQILLSDFDEIDRYLVPADQLFKNLRDIREIENWSFNSEELSKGQIQFMAFWDKLKPYYFALEERLNEKSLTTKGKAYRYLANNIDLAFAADKDTQFVFAGFNALSESEISIMRQLSIMGRASILMDSDAFYFNDNIHEAGQFQRDLCKRLELKTLPFIENHLSTKEMHIRVVECPQFTSQAQVVGSELKKLNSAQLNETLVLLADESLLSSILKHLPAEIGQANITVGLPLRQTSLRSWVDLIFRLQESFLRRGNSSIYYRDFIQFAHHPFILGVLSAEEKKEIQDIESRIINHNWHFLDRKKLDLSERLSELNKLIFEPWKNDWLKGIQVIQQLNEKLDLWLEEKNELERAIVRRFAHATIVLQNIMSTQSPLMSISSFRNLFNGNWSNETIAYFGNPLEGLQIMGLLETRGLDFKRIFVFGLNEGSMPPQNAINTIIPMDLRKYFGLPTPREKQGLFAHHFYRLLHHAEEMLITYSSASESVGSSEPSRYIQQIELELAQVNPHVHIQKSFYTAGNKEKVGTTVIEKTDEVINRIYEVLNGGISFSMLDKFMSCPLDFYYRYVLRFGEENKVEEDIESSTLGTIIHYVLETLFAPFIDRFDESGRKISGKAVTEDDLQRMEKDVPLLVSKSFELHFSEDRNSWQTGTNHINFEVAKEMVQNVLRRDRTILKENPQKALFILGLERRLETLIPIVPDSGSSKPIEVRLSGICDRIDQFDGVHRIIDYKSGSVSQDKVELKKTANQESYEEAILTNRRKGNSQQKHVLQLLIYCYLYYKETGILTDQAGIFSFRSIKESPHFLKLPDDIRKEDIPEFLEQILKQTISDMLDQSVPFEHNKDSKFCAYCN
- a CDS encoding glycosyltransferase family 39 protein; translated protein: MKTRSITNSIAFLLITFVTLIFQFRHLNEIPAYTHTWAQNDRLALANGFVRNDLNFFKPQNYILNHQFPKNWSDPSYSTITAVEFPVHDYVPAVFMEAFGTNEPWVFHAYILIYSIVGFFFLYLLSEKICGSKIKAALVVIFAMSSPIYIFYQGGFLPTIPSIANTIIALYCYALYFEGGRKKWFRWALFFFTFAALARFTFVIPYLAVLGFELIRIFQKKAKFWPNVLGVGLSALVILAAQYYNSTLRATYGSDFLSQLLPADNWAEMKTILEHIWEVMVLAYLSMKHYFLLFLLIVLVLIALLIKERNTYRVFNAWWIICLFWFTGVVLFWFAMAKQFFAHDYYFLDTFYLPVVFFVALCLAVLPKPQWYFGETVMALFVIYFGMISFRETSDFQDQRRVFVASDHFTGSVMNFEGSDEFLTKSGVAREDTILVIHTYGPNIPFIFMNRVGLAVVGHEPDDINRALSWKWDYVVFQKPYFMDEVYAIYPEILEKVESIATNENLILCKRKTDTIPQSMMDFMGVKGAYKTIRTDFETINKAQPGILYEKDPADAKNQVGVVGENEAYGFAQDFTKDVGPDTQGRVLKIKGKFLRKNDNQIAIIVAYSRGNDLNYYQTVELNPVLPVNEWTEKEFILFLPKRSAADEKLSFYIHNTNKNVVLLDDFEFTFYRN